The following coding sequences lie in one Anticarsia gemmatalis isolate Benzon Research Colony breed Stoneville strain chromosome 16, ilAntGemm2 primary, whole genome shotgun sequence genomic window:
- the gus gene encoding splA/ryanodine receptor domain and SOCS box containing gustavus isoform X3, with translation MNMGQKLSGGVKSVSRECTAPFKAVVARELAPEPPRPARLDALLDAPPAHPDTQLKHAWNPDDRSLNIFVKEEDALTFHRHPVAQSTDCIRGRVGYSRGLHCWEVVWPARQRGTHAVVGVATAHAPLHSVGYQSLVGATDQSWGWDLGRNKVYHNAKGTGGSGTTYPALLRPDEQFLVPDRLLVVLDMDEGTLAFCADGRYLGVAARGLRGKTLYPIVSAVWGHAEITMKYIGGLDPEPLPLMELCRRVIRQRVGRPRLRAAASRLALPPALTAYLLYRAP, from the exons ATGAACATGGGGCAAAAGCTGTCCGGCGGAGTCAAGTCGGTGTCGCGCGAGTGCACGGCGCCCTTCAAGGCGGTGGTGGCGCGCGAGCTGGCGCCCGAgccgccgcgccccgcgcgCCTCGACGCGCTGCTCGACGCGCCGCCCGCGCACCCCGACACGCAGCTCAAGCATGCCTGGAACCCTGATGACAG GTCACTAAACATATTCGTTAAAGAAGAAGACGCGTTAACGTTCCACCGGCACCCAGTAGCGCAAAGCACAGACTGTATTCGGGGTCGAGTGGGGTACTCACGCGGGCTGCACTGTTGGGAGGTGGTGTGGCCGGCGAGACAACGAGGCACGCACGCAGTCGTCGGGGTAGCAACTGCACACGCGCCGCTGCACTCCGTCGGCTACCAGAGTCTAGTCGGGGCTACAGACCAGAGTTGGGGCTGGGATTTGGGCAGAAATAAG GTATATCATAACGCAAAAGGCACGGGCGGTAGCGGCACGACGTACCCGGCGTTGTTGCGGCCCGACGAGCAGTTCCTAGTCCCCGACAGACTGCTCGTGGTACTGGACATGGACGAGGGCACGCTCGCCTTCTGCGCGGACGGACGCTACCTCGGCGTGGCGGCGCGCGGCCTGCGCGGCAAGACGCTGTACCCCATCGTGTCCGCCGTGTGGGGGCACGCCGAGATCACCATGAAGTACATCGGCGGGCTCGATC CGGAGCCCCTGCCGCTGATGGAGCTGTGCCGGCGCGTGATCCGGCAGCGCGTGGGCCGGCCGCGGCTGCGCGCCGCCGCGTCGCGCCTGGCGCTGCCGCCGGCGCTGACGGCCTACCTGCTGTACCGCGCGCCCTAg
- the gus gene encoding splA/ryanodine receptor domain and SOCS box containing gustavus isoform X2 — MSCDRRTRAARFLDLRYKSGVRSVRGGGGGGGGGGAEEARRGGLKALPKRARTRCRGMNMGQKLSGGVKSVSRECTAPFKAVVARELAPEPPRPARLDALLDAPPAHPDTQLKHAWNPDDRSLNIFVKEEDALTFHRHPVAQSTDCIRGRVGYSRGLHCWEVVWPARQRGTHAVVGVATAHAPLHSVGYQSLVGATDQSWGWDLGRNKVYHNAKGTGGSGTTYPALLRPDEQFLVPDRLLVVLDMDEGTLAFCADGRYLGVAARGLRGKTLYPIVSAVWGHAEITMKYIGGLDPEPLPLMELCRRVIRQRVGRPRLRAAASRLALPPALTAYLLYRAP; from the exons ATGTCCTGTGACAGGAGAACAAGGGCCGCGCGATTCCTCGACCTGCG GTACAAGAGCGGGGTGCGCTCAGTGAGGGGCGggggcgggggcggcggcggcggcggcgcggagGAGGCGCGACGCGGCGGCCTCAAGGCGCTGCCGAAGCGCGCCCGCACTCGCTGCAGGGGCATGAACATGGGGCAAAAGCTGTCCGGCGGAGTCAAGTCGGTGTCGCGCGAGTGCACGGCGCCCTTCAAGGCGGTGGTGGCGCGCGAGCTGGCGCCCGAgccgccgcgccccgcgcgCCTCGACGCGCTGCTCGACGCGCCGCCCGCGCACCCCGACACGCAGCTCAAGCATGCCTGGAACCCTGATGACAG GTCACTAAACATATTCGTTAAAGAAGAAGACGCGTTAACGTTCCACCGGCACCCAGTAGCGCAAAGCACAGACTGTATTCGGGGTCGAGTGGGGTACTCACGCGGGCTGCACTGTTGGGAGGTGGTGTGGCCGGCGAGACAACGAGGCACGCACGCAGTCGTCGGGGTAGCAACTGCACACGCGCCGCTGCACTCCGTCGGCTACCAGAGTCTAGTCGGGGCTACAGACCAGAGTTGGGGCTGGGATTTGGGCAGAAATAAG GTATATCATAACGCAAAAGGCACGGGCGGTAGCGGCACGACGTACCCGGCGTTGTTGCGGCCCGACGAGCAGTTCCTAGTCCCCGACAGACTGCTCGTGGTACTGGACATGGACGAGGGCACGCTCGCCTTCTGCGCGGACGGACGCTACCTCGGCGTGGCGGCGCGCGGCCTGCGCGGCAAGACGCTGTACCCCATCGTGTCCGCCGTGTGGGGGCACGCCGAGATCACCATGAAGTACATCGGCGGGCTCGATC CGGAGCCCCTGCCGCTGATGGAGCTGTGCCGGCGCGTGATCCGGCAGCGCGTGGGCCGGCCGCGGCTGCGCGCCGCCGCGTCGCGCCTGGCGCTGCCGCCGGCGCTGACGGCCTACCTGCTGTACCGCGCGCCCTAg